GGGGAGGATGACGACGATGACTTCAAAATTGAAGAAGATCCTGAGTTTAAAGATCTTTTCAATGACAGCGGCTCTGACTTTGACGACGAAGACGACGATTTTTAAACACTATAAATTCTGTCGCCATCAGCAGTTTTACTATTACTGATGTAACAGGTTTTAAACAAAAAATGTTGAACTGGGCACAACGGTTCAACATTTTTTGTTTTCTAGATAACCAAGATTACACAATACAGCCACGCCATTATGACTGCCTGTTAGCCGTAGGCGCTACAGAGAGGCTGGATGCCACACAGGCCGGCTTTTCTGCAATTGATCCTTTTCTAGAAAAGAGCAATTGGGCTTTTGGCCATTTGTCTTATGAGCTAGGGCTAGACTGGTTTGGATTACCTACGTCTTCTGTTAGCCCTATCGGGTTTCCTTCTTTTCTTTTTTTTCAGCCTCAATACTTGATCCGTTTAACTGGTCATACAGTAGTGATTGAAGGCGTTGATCCAGAAGGTGTATTTACAGAAATCGGGGTACAAAATATAAAGCCTGCTCAATCTTCTACGGTTACCTTTAAGTCAAGATTTACGAAGGAGTCTTACATTGAAACAATCAAACAGCTACAGCGTCATATTCAATTGGGCGATTGTTATGAGATCAACTTCTGCCAGGAGTTTTTTGCAACAGATGTAGTGATCGATCCTTTGTCTGTATTTCTAATGCTATTAGAGGTTTCTCCCAATCCGTTTTCTGCTCTCTATAAGGTGGCTGATAGCTACTTACTCTGTGCTAGCCCTGAACGTTTTCTATGCAAGGAAGGTAGTGTGCTTTTTTCCCAGCCTATAAAGGGCACCAGCAAGCGATTTCCTGCCGATGAAGCATTAGATAAGGCAGCAAAAGAGGCGCTGTATAATAGCGCTAAGGATCGCTCAGAGAACGTTATGGTTGTGGACCTGGTACGTAACGACTTATCAAGGGTTTGCCGGGAAGGCTCCGTACAGGTAGAAGAGTTATTTGGCATTTATGCGTTTCCGCAAGTGCACCAGATGATTTCAACCGTTACCGGTACATTGAAACCGGATATCACCTTTTCAGAAATTATAGAGGCTACCTTTCCTATGGGGTCTATGACCGGCGCTCCCAAGAAGCGTGTGATGGAGCTGATTCGCCAATATGAATTCGGCAGCCGTGGAATCTTTTCGGGCAGTGTGGGATATATTAGACCTGATGGCAACTTTGACTTTAATGTGGTGATTCGTAGTGTTATGTATAACGCGCAATCAAAGTATTTATCCTACCAGGTAGGCTCTGGTATCACCATCTATAGCGATCCGGAGAAGGAGTGGGAGGAATGTCTGCTAAAAGCAGCTGCCATAAAAAAAGTGCTAACCTAAGAGTTAGCACTTTTTTTTAAAGTCTACTATAGATTAAAAGTTTGCTGCGCTACTTAATGTTAAGCGGATAGACTGCTCTAATATTTGTGGCTTTTGCGCTTGGAAAAGCAAGGCTTTATCCGAAGGTAAGCGCAGGTTGTAAGTACCGTTGGCGGCCAGGCTCTTGTCAAATGCTGGATTGAGTTTAGAAAAATCTACCATGTTCATTTTCAGGAATTGGGCTATAACTGTTCCGTTATACTTACCGCTTACGGATATGACTTCCATTCCTTCCATAGCCGTTGCAGGCTGATTTAGCAGCAGTTCCGATCGTTCATTCTGTGTTAAAGTAGTCGCACCGCCATCGCCTTCCATAATGTAATGGGTGGCAATAAACTTCTTTACATGGTTGCGCGACTCGGCTGGCAGGTAGTATTGCATTGACCAGAAGTTACGGCTACCGCTTTTACGAATAGCCGTATTCACATTACCCGGCCCTCCGTTATAGGCTGCAATCACTAAAAGCCAATCGTTATATAGGCCATACAAGTAAGTGAGGTAACGAGCTGCCGCATGGGTGCTTTTTGTGTAATCGGTGCGCTCATCGCTGTTCCTGTTTACGCGTAAGCCCATTAAACGGGCTGTTTCAGGCATTAATTGCCAAGGGCCTACCGCACCTGCCCAGGAAACGGCAGTAGCCTTTAAATCGGACTCAATAACAGATAAATATTTTAATTCAGCTGGTAAACCATGTTTGGTTAGTACATCCGCCATCATGTCGAAGTAGGGACGTCCCCAGCTTTTCATTTTATTCAGCCTTTCGCTGCAGCGATCCATATAATCTTGTACAAAGGAAAGGGCTTGTGGATTCAACTTAACAGAAAAGCCAGTGGTGGCAGCAGTCGATTCAAACAGATCTTTAAATCCATCACGGGGATTGGATATAATAACTGAGTCTTTTATAACTCCATCTTTTATAACAGAGTCTTTTACAGCTGCAAATGAGAAGTTTCCACTTTGTTGGGCGTTACCGGCAATAGTTGCTGTAATAAATGTCGTTAACGGAAATAGGGTTAACAATAAAAGTTTTTTCATCGAGCTCTTTTTTAAGGATTCGCCTAATCACACGGTTATCGGTACTCTCTCTTATTGTTAGTTTCTGGTTGGTTAAAGTGGGGCAAAGGTACCTCATTTTGCACCTCTAATTTACCAAAATGAGGCTAAAACTGTTAGTGTAAACCCAAAAAAGCCGGTACCTAAATGGACCGGCTTTACGCTTTTGGCAATATTTTAATGCTTAAGGCTGTTGTGTTGTTGTAGTGGTGGGAGTCGGACTTGTAGTTGTTGTCTGACGGTCTTTCTCGGTTATGCCATCCTGGATCTCACGGCGCACATTATCTTTTGCATCGTTAAACTCACGGATGCCTTTTCCAAGGCCACGCATCAATTCAGGAATTTTTTTGCCTCCGAATAATAAGAGAATCACTAAAAGGATAAGCAGGATTTCGTTCCAACCAAGGCTCATGACGATTAATTTAGTTGAGTAATAGAAAACAAAGGTATTTATAAAAGTACTCTGTACAGCATATTACAATTGAATTCCATAAAAAAAGCGGGAGTACACTCCCGCTTTATCGTAAGCTTAACAATTATATTATGCCTTAGCTGGTTGTACAGTAGCTCTTTTCTTTTCTTTGATACGAGCACTCTTACCGCTACGCTCACGCTGATAGTACAACTTAGCGCGACGAACACGGCCAGCTTTATTAAATTCAATAGACTCGATGTTTGGAGAAAAGAAAGGGAACAAACGCTCAACACCAACACCGTCAGAGATCTTACGAACGGTGAAGCTAGCTGTAGCGCCAGTACCTTGTACTTTAATTACATCGCCTTTGAAGGACTGAATACGTTCTTTATTACCTTCAATGATTTTATAGTTAACAGTGATGTTATCACCTGCTTTGAATTTAGGATATTCTTTTTTGCCTGTAAGCTGCTCATGAACGAAGGCAATAACGGCGGAGTTCATAACTTCTAATTTTAAGGACGGCAAAGGTAGGGGAAAGATTTCAGATTTCAGATATTAGATTTCAGATTTTTTGTCTGAAATCTTTATTTGGGTTGATTTTAAGGATTTTAGAACCCTAATTATCTGGCAAATTTAGATATGAGTAATCATGTAAAAGAAAAAAGCTGGCCTTTAAAGGCCAGCTTTTTATAAGCATTTATTTTCTCAAAATCTTCAAATCCTACAATCCTAGTTCTATTATCTCGCCACGTTCACTGCACGCTTTTCACGGATAACAGTTACTTTGATTTGACCTGGGTAGGTCATTTCAGTCTGGATCTTCTGGGCAATCTCAAACGACAGCTTTTCGCTTTCATTATCGGTTACTTTATCAGCCTCTACAATGACGCGTAATTCACGTCCAGCTTGAATAGCGTACGCTTTTTCTACACCGTTATAGTTAAGCGCCAGATTTTCCAGTTCTTTAATACGTTGCAGGTATTGCTGCATGATCTCGCGACGGGCGCCAGGACGAGCACCAGAGATGGCATCGCAAGCCTGTACGATCGGGGAGATCACATACTGCATTTCCATTTCATCGTGGTGTGCACCAATGGCGTTTACTACAGCAGGATTTTCACCATATTTCTCAGCAAGCTTAGCACCTAACAAGGCATGGCTTAATTCTGTTTCCTCAT
This genomic interval from Flavisolibacter tropicus contains the following:
- a CDS encoding anthranilate synthase component I family protein; protein product: MLNWAQRFNIFCFLDNQDYTIQPRHYDCLLAVGATERLDATQAGFSAIDPFLEKSNWAFGHLSYELGLDWFGLPTSSVSPIGFPSFLFFQPQYLIRLTGHTVVIEGVDPEGVFTEIGVQNIKPAQSSTVTFKSRFTKESYIETIKQLQRHIQLGDCYEINFCQEFFATDVVIDPLSVFLMLLEVSPNPFSALYKVADSYLLCASPERFLCKEGSVLFSQPIKGTSKRFPADEALDKAAKEALYNSAKDRSENVMVVDLVRNDLSRVCREGSVQVEELFGIYAFPQVHQMISTVTGTLKPDITFSEIIEATFPMGSMTGAPKKRVMELIRQYEFGSRGIFSGSVGYIRPDGNFDFNVVIRSVMYNAQSKYLSYQVGSGITIYSDPEKEWEECLLKAAAIKKVLT
- a CDS encoding lytic transglycosylase domain-containing protein, which translates into the protein MKKLLLLTLFPLTTFITATIAGNAQQSGNFSFAAVKDSVIKDGVIKDSVIISNPRDGFKDLFESTAATTGFSVKLNPQALSFVQDYMDRCSERLNKMKSWGRPYFDMMADVLTKHGLPAELKYLSVIESDLKATAVSWAGAVGPWQLMPETARLMGLRVNRNSDERTDYTKSTHAAARYLTYLYGLYNDWLLVIAAYNGGPGNVNTAIRKSGSRNFWSMQYYLPAESRNHVKKFIATHYIMEGDGGATTLTQNERSELLLNQPATAMEGMEVISVSGKYNGTVIAQFLKMNMVDFSKLNPAFDKSLAANGTYNLRLPSDKALLFQAQKPQILEQSIRLTLSSAANF
- a CDS encoding Sec-independent protein translocase subunit TatA/TatB, producing the protein MSLGWNEILLILLVILLLFGGKKIPELMRGLGKGIREFNDAKDNVRREIQDGITEKDRQTTTTSPTPTTTTTQQP
- the rplS gene encoding 50S ribosomal protein L19, giving the protein MNSAVIAFVHEQLTGKKEYPKFKAGDNITVNYKIIEGNKERIQSFKGDVIKVQGTGATASFTVRKISDGVGVERLFPFFSPNIESIEFNKAGRVRRAKLYYQRERSGKSARIKEKKRATVQPAKA